The following proteins are encoded in a genomic region of Brachyspira pilosicoli:
- a CDS encoding 6-phospho-beta-glucosidase, with translation MAFDKNFLWGGATAANQCEGGFDKDGRGLANVDVCPIGEDRIKVISGKMKMFDFDDKHYYPAKLGIDMYNHYKEDIKLFGEMGFKVYRLSIAWSRIFPKGDEKTPNEKGLLFYENIFKECHKYGIEPLVTITHFDCPMHLIKEYGGWRNRKLIDFYENLCRTLFNRYKGLVKYWITFNEINMILHLPFMGAGLYFEEGEDENKIKYQAAHNELVASALAVKIAHETDSNNKVGCMFAAGSTYPFDCKPENVWEALCKDRKEYFFVDVQAQGKYPNYALKMLERNNCMPKMEQGDLKLLEENTVDFVSFSYYHTRCVNIHDDTQTSAGNVFASAKNPYLKYTDWGWSVDPLGLRTTLNEVYDRYRKPLFIVENGIGAVDTVNENGEIIDNYRIDFHRDHIKVMKDAVEIDGVDLMGYTTWGCIDLVSASSGEMKKRYGFIYVDLDNEGKGTLKRTKKKSFDWYKKVIASNGEDLD, from the coding sequence ATGGCTTTTGACAAAAACTTTTTATGGGGCGGTGCTACTGCTGCTAATCAGTGTGAGGGTGGTTTTGATAAAGACGGCAGGGGGCTTGCTAACGTTGATGTTTGTCCTATTGGTGAGGATAGAATAAAAGTAATATCTGGAAAAATGAAAATGTTTGATTTTGATGATAAGCATTATTATCCTGCTAAACTTGGTATTGATATGTATAATCATTACAAAGAAGATATTAAACTTTTTGGAGAGATGGGGTTTAAAGTTTATCGTTTATCTATTGCTTGGAGCAGAATATTTCCGAAAGGCGATGAGAAAACACCTAATGAAAAAGGTTTATTATTCTACGAAAATATTTTTAAAGAGTGCCATAAATATGGAATAGAGCCTTTAGTAACTATTACACATTTTGACTGTCCTATGCATTTAATAAAAGAATACGGCGGCTGGAGAAACAGAAAATTAATTGATTTTTATGAAAACCTTTGCAGAACTTTATTTAATAGATACAAAGGTCTCGTAAAATATTGGATAACTTTCAATGAAATAAATATGATACTTCATCTTCCTTTTATGGGAGCAGGACTTTATTTTGAAGAGGGAGAAGATGAAAACAAAATAAAATATCAGGCAGCACACAATGAATTAGTTGCAAGTGCGTTGGCTGTAAAAATAGCTCATGAAACAGACAGTAACAATAAAGTAGGTTGTATGTTTGCTGCTGGAAGTACATATCCTTTTGACTGTAAGCCTGAAAATGTATGGGAAGCTTTATGCAAAGATAGAAAAGAGTATTTCTTTGTAGATGTTCAGGCACAGGGAAAATATCCTAATTATGCTTTGAAAATGCTTGAAAGAAATAATTGCATGCCTAAAATGGAGCAAGGAGATTTAAAACTATTAGAAGAAAATACTGTAGACTTTGTTTCTTTCTCATATTATCATACAAGATGTGTGAATATTCATGATGATACTCAAACTTCTGCTGGTAATGTATTTGCTTCTGCTAAAAATCCATATCTTAAATATACCGATTGGGGTTGGTCAGTTGATCCTTTAGGACTTCGCACAACTTTGAATGAAGTTTATGACAGATACAGAAAACCTTTGTTTATAGTAGAAAATGGAATTGGTGCTGTTGACACAGTAAATGAAAATGGTGAGATTATAGATAATTATAGAATAGATTTTCACAGGGACCATATAAAAGTTATGAAAGATGCTGTTGAGATAGACGGTGTTGATTTGATGGGATACACTACTTGGGGCTGTATTGATTTAGTTTCTGCAAGTTCTGGAGAGATGAAAAAGAGATATGGTTTTATTTATGTTGATTTAGATAATGAAGGCAAGGGCACTTTAAAAAGAACTAAGAAAAAATCTTTTGATTGGTATAAGAAGGTTATAGCATCTAATGGTGAAGATTTAGA